CCGACTGCGGCGAACCCCACGCCGCCTCGCCGGGTGCCTTGCGCGCGATGGTGTACGAGGGCACGTAGCCGTTGCGCCCCGGGGTGGTGTCCTCGACCCACGAGAGCGTGATGCGGGCGGGAGAGGTGCTGACGGTCGCGTGGGCCTGGACAGCGTAGTTCCAAGTGGCATCGGCTGCCTGCGCCGGGAATGTGCCCGACAGCAGGCAGCCGATGCCCCAATAACAGACCTCCCGCCAAAAGGGGGTGGCGCGGGACAAGGCCGGCGCGCGTCGACAGTGCGACGCGGAGCGAGGGGCCGGCGAGGAAAGGCGCGCGCGATCGGGAGAGAAAATCATGGGCACAGGTGTCGCGCGCGATCCTACCCGGGTTCTCCCCGCGCCAGAATGGGTTGCGTGCCCGAAGCAAGGCCGGGCCGCGACCCCAGCGGGCGCGGTCGATCGGAGGAGAGGGCGTCGGCGGCTCAGCGCTTCGCGTCGGGCGGCGCGGGCGGCGTCCGCTTGCCGGCGGCGTCCCAACGCACGCGCCCGCCGTGCAGGCGGAAGGTCATGCCCTTGAGGGTGCGGCCTTCGAGCGCGACGGCCTTGGCAGGCACGTCGAGTCGGACCCAGCGGCCGGCTGGCGGCACGGGGCCCATGGGCCACTGGCCGGGCGTGTTCGCCTTGCCCCACGGGATGAGATTCGGGCCCCAGTACGCGCGGTGCTCGAACGAACCGTCGTTCCACTCGAGCATGATGGTTTTCGGCGGGTGCTTCGGATCGATGAACATCCAGGCGAAGAGCACGTCGCCGGGATCGACTTCCAGCCGCGTCTCGGCCTCGTCGAACCCGTGTTCGTGAATCGCCGGCGCGAGGGCCGACTCGTGCTGGGGTGTGGTGCTGTGCGCGGCAGCGAGCTCCGGCGGTTTGCTGGCGGGCTTGATCCAGCCCCAGTTGTCACCGCCCTGGGCGGAGGGGCGGGCGCCGCGGGGGAGCGCGCCGTTGATCCAGTACACGACGGGGGCGGTGGCGCGAAACTCATGCCGCGCGACGACGCGCCGGCCGTCGGGGAGCGCGGCCTCGGCCTCGACCCATTGTGCGCCGGTCTCAGTCGGGGCGAAGGTGAACGTGGGCCCGAACGCCGGCTGCTGGTCGCGAGCCTCCCAGACGATGCGGGCGGCGCCGAGATCGAGCGCGCCCGCCTCGAGCCGGAAGGTCAGCGGAGCGCCGACGGCGACGGTGCCGGCGGCGCCGATGATGCGCGCAGGCGTCGGGCGCCACGCCTGGGTGCGCGCCGGGGTTTGCGCGGCCCAGAATGCGAGTGAGGCGAGGCTGCGCGCCTGGTTGGTGACGACAAACTCGGTGGAGAGGTTGTAGGCGTCGGACCACCGATCGTAGAGCGGGTAGATCGGCCCCGCGCCGCTGTCGCGCGGCCAGCTTTCATCGGCGAGTTGGGCGCGGTACAGGCCGCTGTAGTGGTACTCCGACTGCACCGCGCCGAGCGGAATGCCGCTCGGGGGCAGCGCGCGGTCGTCGGTCTGCGCGAACTGGTGCACGATCTCGTGCTGCCGGCGTATCCCGAGTCCGGTGACGAACACCCGGTTCACGGGATTGGCGCCGAGCTCGTAGTTCAGGTTGGCGAGGACCCCGGCGAGGTAAGCCGGGCGCGCCTGCAGTTGGTAGGCGACGGTCAGGTCGAACGCCTCGTCGCTGGCGAAGAACCAGCCGGCGCGACCGATGCGCTTCGAGGCCTCGGGAAAGCTCACGCCGTAGGCGCTCTGCTGGGAGGCACGGAGGACATCGTCGCCCGCGCGGCGCAGCTCGAGTTCGCAGCGGGCAAGATAGTTCGCATCGACCTGGTTGCGGGCGAGCCGGCCGTTGCGGGGGGCGAAGGCATAGCTGCGCAGGGCGTTGCCGTAGGCGAATGAGGCGCGGCGCCAGCCGTACTGGCGGGTGGCGGGATCCCCCGGGTTGGGAAACCACTCGAAGAGGCGACGCTCGTAGGCGCGGTTGCCGGTGGCGACGAAGAGCTCGGCGGCGGCCCAGGCAAGTTCGTCGTCGTGCTGGAAGCTGTCGCCGTAGTGCGTGAGCCGCTGGTAGGCGTCGGCTTTGCCGTGCTGCGAGAGCGCGCGCTCGAGAAACGCCCAGCCGCGCGTGGCTTGGGCAAGATAGCGCTGCGCGACGTCGGGATAG
The Opitutus sp. ER46 DNA segment above includes these coding regions:
- a CDS encoding glycoside hydrolase family 9 protein → MPPPLRFVSRLVALTLLLALPRSVGAAPIDEASPRLPAPGDATLRLLSPTLLELVVISAPGPDDPPLPLEATFRAADFKVSVAGQPVTVTGLSFKRRVLYAPIKRRDLRVATHLIAQLSAPVSDNQEVRLSHANSPLWPASKVFHTRSEPRRYSPALHVNQEGYERGQPKVAFVGYYLGTGGELPIPAEAGFDLLDARTGERVHHGELRRRREQGFAVVPQPYQAVYEADFSAFDRAGTYQLAVAGLGASLPFRIGDGELLGVARAYALGLYHQRCGCDEGPPFTRFAHAACHTAPADVPLPVDAFAKTWGIIADLYKDAGQPERPEQQIHRASDLLYPFVRQGKVDVSGGHHDAGDYSKYTINSATLIHALVFAVDSFPGVAALDNLGIPESGDGISDLLQEAKWEADYLAKLQDDDGGFYFLVYPRDRRYENDVPPDRGDPQVVWPKTTAATAAAVAALAQCAGSPAFKRHYPDVAQRYLAQATRGWAFLERALSQHGKADAYQRLTHYGDSFQHDDELAWAAAELFVATGNRAYERRLFEWFPNPGDPATRQYGWRRASFAYGNALRSYAFAPRNGRLARNQVDANYLARCELELRRAGDDVLRASQQSAYGVSFPEASKRIGRAGWFFASDEAFDLTVAYQLQARPAYLAGVLANLNYELGANPVNRVFVTGLGIRRQHEIVHQFAQTDDRALPPSGIPLGAVQSEYHYSGLYRAQLADESWPRDSGAGPIYPLYDRWSDAYNLSTEFVVTNQARSLASLAFWAAQTPARTQAWRPTPARIIGAAGTVAVGAPLTFRLEAGALDLGAARIVWEARDQQPAFGPTFTFAPTETGAQWVEAEAALPDGRRVVARHEFRATAPVVYWINGALPRGARPSAQGGDNWGWIKPASKPPELAAAHSTTPQHESALAPAIHEHGFDEAETRLEVDPGDVLFAWMFIDPKHPPKTIMLEWNDGSFEHRAYWGPNLIPWGKANTPGQWPMGPVPPAGRWVRLDVPAKAVALEGRTLKGMTFRLHGGRVRWDAAGKRTPPAPPDAKR